One region of Endozoicomonas sp. Mp262 genomic DNA includes:
- the cas8c gene encoding type I-C CRISPR-associated protein Cas8c/Csd1, producing MILQALCEYYQRKIKDPNADLAPRGFDYKAIPFVIVIDQDGRFIQLKDNRESVGKKLVGKLERIPKGKGRSGSKSYETAYCLWDHFGYVLNQPKVTKPGAAPTEKDKAMVEKQHQSFIRQTEQIAKDLEDDAGVQAVYRFLCQSEQIDAVKSDRLYQDCLKINGCNMAFELYGEGRLCCQSSKLVEWISKQIEQTEIEDGVCLVTGEKAKVARLHSGVSGILGNPVPLASINAEAYKSYGKEQGMNFPVSEQAMDEYAKALTYLLKNSDQRLQLGDTTLVCWSQKGHTLEKDVKRLFAPATEDDPDRGTDKLVDRYKSPFTGAAIAPDDQQRFYILGLAPNPPARIAIRFWMTGTVAEFSQKIGQWFQDIDITGRAKFGYPGIRRLLLSTALRKKDKKDEDKNISPVLVGEVYRAIFQGQPMPETLLAAVIRRLRAEKGYVSYERACLIKACLNRRKVDPIEKEVSVSLDKTETNIGYRLGRLFAVLELLEQAAHEKKINSTIRDRYYSSASSTPGVVFPTLIRRSSFHLNKVRKQEKPAIKTAVSFDWDFGAIIHELSPEINFPSYLNLKDQGLFAIGYYHQKYQRADFTKAPSKQGEQPEEVEA from the coding sequence ATGATCCTGCAGGCACTGTGTGAGTATTACCAGCGTAAAATAAAAGATCCGAATGCGGATTTGGCACCAAGGGGCTTTGATTATAAAGCGATCCCCTTTGTTATTGTGATTGACCAGGATGGGCGGTTTATTCAGCTGAAGGATAACAGGGAAAGCGTGGGTAAAAAGCTGGTAGGGAAATTGGAGAGGATACCCAAGGGCAAAGGCCGGTCAGGTTCTAAGTCTTATGAAACAGCGTATTGCCTATGGGATCATTTTGGCTATGTACTGAACCAGCCCAAAGTGACTAAACCCGGTGCTGCCCCCACAGAAAAAGATAAGGCGATGGTGGAAAAACAGCACCAAAGCTTTATTCGCCAAACAGAACAAATCGCAAAGGATCTTGAAGATGATGCGGGGGTTCAGGCGGTGTATCGCTTTCTTTGTCAGTCTGAACAAATTGATGCCGTAAAGTCTGACAGACTCTATCAGGACTGCCTGAAAATCAATGGCTGCAATATGGCGTTTGAGCTGTACGGTGAAGGTAGGCTGTGTTGCCAATCCAGCAAATTGGTTGAGTGGATAAGTAAGCAGATAGAGCAGACTGAAATCGAGGATGGGGTTTGTCTGGTAACTGGGGAAAAAGCAAAAGTTGCACGATTGCATAGCGGGGTTAGCGGCATACTTGGTAATCCCGTACCATTGGCATCCATCAATGCTGAAGCTTATAAGTCTTATGGAAAAGAACAGGGAATGAACTTTCCTGTCAGTGAACAGGCTATGGATGAATATGCCAAAGCACTTACTTATCTTTTAAAAAATAGTGACCAGCGACTGCAGCTGGGAGATACCACGCTGGTTTGCTGGTCACAAAAAGGCCATACCCTTGAGAAAGATGTCAAAAGGCTGTTTGCGCCAGCCACCGAAGATGATCCTGATCGGGGTACTGACAAACTGGTTGATCGTTATAAATCACCTTTTACCGGAGCTGCAATAGCTCCGGATGATCAGCAGCGGTTTTATATCCTGGGGCTGGCACCTAACCCACCGGCACGCATAGCTATCCGATTCTGGATGACAGGTACAGTAGCCGAGTTCAGCCAGAAAATAGGCCAGTGGTTCCAGGACATTGATATTACTGGACGGGCAAAGTTTGGCTATCCGGGTATCCGGCGCTTATTGCTCAGTACTGCATTAAGAAAGAAAGATAAAAAAGATGAAGATAAAAACATTTCCCCGGTGTTAGTTGGTGAGGTATACCGGGCTATCTTCCAGGGACAGCCCATGCCCGAAACCCTGCTGGCTGCAGTTATACGCAGGTTACGGGCAGAAAAAGGCTATGTCAGCTATGAGCGAGCTTGTTTGATTAAGGCCTGTTTAAACCGGCGAAAGGTTGACCCGATTGAGAAGGAGGTATCTGTGTCACTTGATAAAACTGAAACCAATATTGGTTATCGATTGGGACGGTTATTTGCCGTTCTTGAGCTGCTGGAGCAGGCAGCCCATGAGAAAAAGATAAATAGTACTATTCGTGATCGTTACTACAGCAGTGCCAGTAGTACACCCGGCGTGGTTTTCCCAACGCTCATTCGCCGTTCCTCATTTCACCTTAACAAGGTAAGAAAACAGGAAAAACCTGCCATTAAAACAGCAGTCAGCTTCGACTGGGATTTTGGTGCAATTATTCATGAACTTTCGCCAGAGATAAACTTCCCCAGCTACCTGAATTTAAAGGATCAGGGGCTGTTTGCCATTGGTTATTACCATCAAAAATACCAACGAGCTGACTTTACTAAAGCACCATCCAAACAAGGCGAACAGCCAGAGGAAGTAGAAGCATGA
- the cas7c gene encoding type I-C CRISPR-associated protein Cas7/Csd2 has protein sequence MSLQNRYEFVLLFDVKDGNPNGDPDAGNLPRVDPETGQGLVTDVCLKRKIRNFVGLVKGEEPPYEIYVKEKAVLNHQHARAYEDTDLQKRWEEAQSLKKPGKKATDAEKRQYQSAQEFIARAEDIAKDWVCHNFYDVRTFGAVMSTSDSSKDTSNLKKKAGQVRGAVQMNFSRSIDPIVTAEHSLTVVAARKGDKPIESQIGIQGRKYTVPYGLYRCHGYISAHLAQQTRFGEEDLELFLTALEQMFDHDHSASRGEMATRALLVFKHDNALGNAPAHKLFDCVRVEKKETASGLPARSINDYALTIKDSEMPQGVELIKRVIW, from the coding sequence ATGAGCCTGCAGAACCGCTATGAGTTTGTGTTGTTATTTGATGTTAAAGACGGTAATCCCAACGGTGACCCTGATGCAGGCAACCTACCCAGGGTTGATCCGGAAACCGGACAGGGGCTGGTTACGGATGTTTGCCTGAAACGCAAGATCAGAAATTTCGTGGGGCTGGTAAAGGGAGAAGAGCCGCCTTATGAGATTTATGTTAAGGAAAAGGCTGTGCTTAATCATCAGCATGCCCGGGCTTATGAAGATACAGACCTGCAAAAGAGGTGGGAAGAAGCGCAATCATTAAAAAAACCTGGCAAAAAAGCAACTGATGCAGAAAAGCGGCAATATCAAAGTGCACAGGAATTTATTGCCCGAGCAGAGGATATTGCGAAAGACTGGGTGTGTCATAATTTTTATGACGTCAGAACGTTTGGTGCCGTCATGTCCACCAGTGATAGCTCTAAAGATACCAGTAATTTGAAGAAAAAAGCGGGTCAAGTCAGAGGCGCTGTTCAAATGAACTTTTCCCGATCTATTGATCCTATAGTTACGGCAGAGCATAGCTTGACGGTGGTTGCAGCAAGAAAAGGCGACAAACCTATAGAGTCTCAGATAGGGATTCAAGGACGTAAGTATACAGTTCCCTACGGCCTGTATCGCTGCCATGGCTATATTTCAGCCCATCTTGCACAACAGACGAGGTTTGGGGAAGAAGATCTGGAGCTATTCTTGACTGCTCTGGAGCAAATGTTTGACCATGACCACTCTGCCAGCCGGGGTGAAATGGCAACCCGGGCACTGCTGGTATTCAAACATGACAATGCTCTTGGTAATGCACCGGCTCACAAGTTGTTTGATTGTGTCCGTGTTGAGAAAAAAGAAACAGCTTCAGGGCTTCCTGCCCGTAGCATTAACGACTATGCGTTAACCATCAAGGATAGCGAAATGCCTCAGGGCGTTGAGCTAATAAAACGGGTCATCTGGTAG
- the cas4 gene encoding CRISPR-associated protein Cas4 — MAEDQHLIPLSALQHYAYCPRQCALIHLEQAWSENWFTAQGQLLHQRVDSGEPETRRGIRFERGVLVNAPELGLTGKLDLLELEKATGRYTPVEYKRGKPKIEDWDRIQLCAQGLCLEEMLGTSIEAGALWYWQTRHREVVALDTSLRQKTRNIIGAVRKQFDSKLTPAEAAKKQRCRACSLIDLCQPELLRVDQSDQYIKALFRE; from the coding sequence GTGGCAGAAGACCAACACCTGATCCCCCTCTCCGCCTTGCAACACTATGCATACTGCCCCCGGCAGTGCGCCCTGATCCACCTGGAGCAGGCCTGGTCTGAAAACTGGTTTACGGCCCAGGGGCAGTTGTTGCATCAGCGGGTGGACAGTGGTGAGCCGGAAACTCGCAGGGGGATACGTTTTGAGCGGGGCGTTCTGGTTAATGCACCAGAACTGGGGCTTACCGGAAAGCTGGATTTGTTGGAGCTTGAAAAGGCGACAGGTCGATATACGCCGGTGGAATACAAACGAGGCAAACCTAAAATAGAAGACTGGGATCGAATACAACTCTGCGCCCAGGGTTTATGCCTGGAAGAAATGCTGGGTACTTCTATTGAGGCAGGTGCCTTATGGTATTGGCAAACCCGTCACCGGGAAGTAGTTGCACTGGATACGTCGCTCAGGCAGAAAACCCGGAATATTATTGGGGCAGTACGCAAACAGTTTGACAGCAAATTAACACCGGCAGAGGCGGCCAAAAAACAGCGGTGCCGAGCCTGTTCCCTGATTGATCTCTGCCAGCCGGAGTTACTAAGAGTGGATCAAAGCGACCAGTATATCAAGGCATTGTTTCGTGAATGA
- the cas1c gene encoding type I-C CRISPR-associated endonuclease Cas1c, which translates to MKKLQNSLYITRQGTYVHKERETIVIEQERKKLLQIPAHSVQSLYCFGNVLISPFLMGFCGEQGIGLSMFTEYGRFLGRFHGRQSGNILLRKKQYQLSQQQPLSVARGIIAAKIVSSRGVFQRQLRNHGDNAVLAKAITSLGQRLEMIRECQNLDSLRGFEGEAAAIYFGAFGELLLPSVKADFPFAGRNRRPPKDAINAMLSFGYSLLGQEIASALQGVGLDPQAGFLHADRPGRDSLAQDILEEFRAWWVDRLVLSLVNRKQITAKGFEHQASGAVVMKDDSRKLFLTAWQARKQEEVTHPYLKEKVAIGLLPHVQSLLLARHLRGDLASYPPFVSR; encoded by the coding sequence ATGAAAAAACTACAAAACAGCCTCTATATTACCCGCCAGGGGACGTATGTTCATAAAGAGCGGGAAACCATTGTCATTGAACAGGAGCGGAAAAAACTGCTTCAGATTCCTGCACACTCAGTACAAAGCCTGTATTGCTTTGGTAATGTGCTGATATCCCCTTTTTTAATGGGTTTCTGTGGTGAACAGGGTATCGGCCTTTCCATGTTCACTGAATATGGACGTTTTCTTGGACGTTTTCACGGTCGTCAAAGCGGCAATATTTTATTGCGCAAAAAACAGTACCAGCTCAGTCAGCAACAACCACTGTCGGTTGCACGGGGCATTATTGCTGCCAAAATAGTCAGCAGTCGTGGGGTATTCCAGCGACAGCTACGTAACCATGGTGATAATGCTGTTTTGGCTAAAGCTATCACCAGTCTGGGACAACGCCTTGAAATGATAAGGGAGTGTCAGAACCTTGATAGCTTAAGAGGTTTTGAGGGGGAGGCTGCGGCTATTTACTTTGGGGCTTTTGGGGAGTTGCTATTACCTTCGGTAAAGGCTGACTTTCCCTTTGCTGGCCGCAACCGACGCCCACCTAAGGATGCCATCAATGCCATGCTGTCGTTTGGGTACAGCCTGCTGGGCCAGGAGATTGCCTCCGCCCTTCAGGGAGTTGGGCTTGATCCACAGGCGGGCTTTCTCCATGCTGACCGTCCGGGTCGGGATAGTCTGGCTCAGGATATACTGGAAGAATTCCGGGCCTGGTGGGTAGACCGGCTGGTGTTGAGTCTGGTTAACCGTAAACAAATTACCGCAAAAGGTTTTGAGCACCAGGCCAGTGGAGCGGTGGTTATGAAAGACGACAGTCGAAAACTGTTTCTGACAGCCTGGCAGGCCCGGAAGCAGGAGGAGGTTACCCATCCCTATTTAAAGGAAAAGGTTGCCATTGGCTTGCTGCCTCATGTCCAGTCATTGTTGTTGGCACGTCACCTCAGGGGCGACCTGGCATCCTACCCACCTTTTGTCAGTCGATAG
- the cas2 gene encoding CRISPR-associated endonuclease Cas2: MMILITYDVSMEDPEGHKRLRRLAKICLDYGVRVQYSVFECEVTPAQWVNLKDQLLGTYDEDVDSLRFYKLGANWRRRVEHHGAKPSIDIFGDTLII; the protein is encoded by the coding sequence ATGATGATATTAATTACCTACGATGTCAGCATGGAAGACCCTGAAGGCCATAAACGGTTACGGCGGTTGGCAAAAATCTGCCTCGACTATGGAGTGCGGGTGCAATACTCGGTATTTGAGTGTGAGGTGACACCTGCACAGTGGGTTAACCTGAAGGATCAGTTGCTTGGCACCTATGATGAGGATGTGGATAGCCTCCGGTTCTATAAGTTGGGAGCTAACTGGCGCCGTCGGGTAGAACACCACGGTGCCAAGCCCTCTATTGATATCTTTGGAGATACCCTGATCATTTGA
- a CDS encoding DUF3094 domain-containing protein encodes MSNNNNRLYPEDQERVDQYLNKGINTVHRQPFRPIRLMAWLLVIILTLGLLSRLIGQLIPV; translated from the coding sequence TTGAGCAATAATAACAACCGCCTCTACCCGGAAGACCAGGAACGTGTCGACCAGTACCTTAATAAAGGCATCAACACGGTTCATCGTCAACCATTCCGACCCATTCGATTAATGGCCTGGTTACTGGTGATTATTCTAACCCTGGGCCTGTTAAGCCGGCTCATTGGGCAATTAATTCCAGTATGA
- a CDS encoding class I SAM-dependent methyltransferase translates to METIISMIRFLILAVVVRVKGLWETGCVIWRYFRVKKFAGAWSWLKLSYLLENPYRCSRRFVRTRDQYKSVVYGETPLTTLEQIMASAEVGTGDHIFELGSGAGFSSLWLNTILGCRVTAIDIIPVFCWRLMRVIRRFNLSGINVHCEDYTKTDFQGATVVYLYDPGLDDRVIAVLAEKLAGLPSGTKIISISYPLSDFSEWGSFKQVKKIGVDFDWGEAEVFIQTVV, encoded by the coding sequence ATGGAAACTATCATTAGCATGATTCGTTTTTTGATTCTGGCTGTTGTTGTCAGGGTTAAAGGGCTGTGGGAGACAGGGTGTGTGATCTGGCGTTATTTCAGGGTAAAAAAATTCGCCGGAGCATGGAGCTGGTTAAAGCTTAGTTATTTGCTGGAAAATCCCTATCGCTGTAGTCGTCGGTTTGTGAGGACCCGGGATCAGTATAAGAGCGTAGTCTATGGAGAAACGCCCCTGACAACCCTGGAACAGATAATGGCTTCAGCCGAGGTGGGGACTGGGGATCATATATTTGAACTGGGTTCCGGAGCCGGTTTTAGTAGTTTATGGTTAAATACTATACTGGGTTGCCGGGTTACGGCCATAGATATTATACCTGTGTTCTGCTGGCGTCTAATGAGGGTGATAAGGCGTTTTAATCTATCAGGTATCAATGTTCATTGTGAAGATTATACTAAAACTGATTTCCAGGGGGCTACGGTTGTTTATCTTTATGATCCGGGCCTGGATGACCGTGTGATTGCTGTATTGGCAGAAAAACTGGCAGGACTGCCTTCAGGTACCAAAATTATTAGCATCAGTTATCCGTTATCAGATTTTTCCGAATGGGGTTCTTTTAAACAGGTTAAAAAAATAGGTGTTGACTTTGATTGGGGGGAGGCTGAGGTTTTTATTCAGACAGTAGTCTGA
- a CDS encoding nucleoid-associated protein: MTIKNIIVHQLEHNAEASTLTTTPAEHSLLPTPALEAMLDELQQTYNKKQDKRYGQFTEAEGEHFPHWLEQYLSGSLEFTHFTCKALDALKASLDQAGALGGGYVLFADYQQGMSRHLLLCMLSNHISVTVTKDLNITDCSYLDTGRMSLACRINITEWQGNPSGTRYLSFVRPRGGRRLSDVFQQAIGCSETSGSKEETDTLITAVQEYCKEAPSEERKVVKRQVYDYCQNKLDEGQDVSLSELTGHLSEAGPDDFARFVNTRDYDMTLPMTPERRTLTRLVRYTGRSKGLNLSFDAELLGSQIRYDQENDQLVITDIPEKLREQLKQS; encoded by the coding sequence ATGACCATTAAAAATATCATTGTTCACCAGCTGGAACACAATGCTGAAGCCAGTACCCTGACTACTACGCCCGCTGAGCATAGCCTGCTCCCCACTCCAGCACTGGAAGCCATGCTGGATGAATTGCAGCAGACCTACAATAAAAAACAGGATAAACGCTATGGTCAGTTTACCGAAGCTGAAGGTGAGCACTTTCCTCACTGGCTGGAGCAATACCTGTCCGGCTCCCTGGAGTTCACCCACTTTACCTGCAAAGCCCTGGACGCCCTGAAGGCAAGCCTGGATCAGGCAGGCGCATTAGGGGGAGGCTATGTACTGTTTGCTGACTACCAGCAGGGAATGAGCAGGCACCTGCTACTGTGCATGCTGTCCAACCATATCAGCGTAACCGTAACCAAAGACCTGAATATCACCGATTGCTCCTATCTTGATACGGGCAGAATGTCCCTGGCCTGCCGTATCAACATCACTGAGTGGCAAGGCAACCCTTCCGGCACCCGCTACCTGTCATTTGTCCGCCCCCGTGGTGGCCGCCGTTTAAGCGATGTCTTTCAGCAGGCCATTGGCTGTAGCGAAACCAGTGGTAGCAAGGAAGAAACCGATACATTAATCACGGCAGTCCAGGAATACTGCAAAGAAGCACCATCAGAAGAACGAAAAGTCGTTAAAAGACAGGTCTATGATTACTGCCAGAATAAACTGGATGAGGGCCAGGATGTATCACTATCAGAATTAACCGGTCATCTAAGTGAGGCAGGCCCCGATGACTTTGCCCGGTTTGTGAATACCCGGGATTACGACATGACACTACCAATGACACCGGAACGACGAACCCTTACGCGACTGGTTCGTTATACCGGACGCAGCAAGGGCCTGAACCTCTCTTTTGATGCTGAGTTACTGGGTAGCCAGATCCGCTATGATCAGGAAAATGACCAACTGGTGATTACAGATATTCCTGAAAAACTGCGGGAGCAATTAAAACAGTCCTGA
- a CDS encoding phosphatase PAP2 family protein: protein MNDFQLIAELQGFFSLFDSMLRWLSLHAYSKHYLLLTAILYWTGHQVLAIRLACATLVSTLVFGSLRHFFASPRPYWLEPSMFNGVKEGGYGMPSGHTQNAITFWGLTAWSLKKTLITVMAVLIIAIIALSRLYLGVHFPLQVLIGCSIGLGIVVIWSQCETKTVRWLKNRSVPTRLTVVSLASLLPLLITVSLREIGNLGDGSNSATPYAFISLLTGLLLGISASLTIKQNNTVPRLSPWLLFFTRAIPGAIITLILWQQTSSTPTTISQPMFIYSYCLIRGFLFSVWAILLWPWLYRLLVTKILSKTRTSTV, encoded by the coding sequence ATGAACGATTTCCAGCTGATTGCAGAGCTGCAAGGTTTTTTTTCGTTATTTGATTCAATGTTGCGATGGCTATCACTGCATGCATACTCCAAACACTACCTTTTACTCACCGCTATCCTCTACTGGACTGGCCATCAGGTTTTAGCCATAAGGCTGGCCTGTGCCACCCTGGTAAGCACCTTGGTGTTTGGCAGCCTGCGGCATTTTTTTGCTTCGCCCCGCCCCTACTGGCTTGAGCCCAGTATGTTCAATGGCGTTAAAGAAGGGGGGTATGGAATGCCCTCAGGCCATACGCAAAATGCCATAACTTTCTGGGGGCTAACAGCCTGGAGTCTGAAAAAGACACTTATCACAGTCATGGCTGTTCTGATAATCGCTATTATTGCCCTTTCCCGTCTCTATCTTGGCGTCCATTTTCCATTACAGGTACTGATCGGCTGCTCAATAGGCCTGGGCATAGTGGTTATATGGAGCCAGTGTGAAACAAAAACAGTACGGTGGTTAAAAAACCGTTCTGTCCCAACCAGGCTTACGGTGGTTTCATTAGCCTCCCTGCTTCCCCTGCTTATAACAGTAAGCCTAAGGGAGATTGGGAACTTAGGGGATGGCAGTAACTCAGCCACACCCTATGCATTTATTTCACTACTAACAGGCTTGCTGCTGGGAATCTCAGCCAGCCTGACTATTAAACAGAATAATACAGTACCTCGACTATCCCCCTGGCTCCTGTTTTTTACCCGAGCCATCCCCGGAGCCATAATAACCCTTATTCTTTGGCAGCAAACCTCATCAACACCTACAACCATAAGCCAGCCAATGTTTATTTACAGTTACTGCCTGATAAGGGGCTTTCTCTTTTCAGTCTGGGCTATTTTATTATGGCCGTGGCTTTACCGGTTGTTAGTAACCAAAATCCTTTCAAAAACCAGGACTTCTACCGTATAA
- a CDS encoding TetR/AcrR family transcriptional regulator — protein sequence MGRPIAFDRHTVLNNALALFWSRGFAASSLRQLEEVTELNPGSLYYHFTNKELLFQATLRHYVDHPLSARISKNLSTGNPLEGIRRFLTSGYRHREEEQFKNCCFLACACTELPLLPDTTIELINSGIGIIRSGFQQQLERACKGGLVASPRSSESLSLELSNLYLALQLLARARPNQKQLDDTVRQSLNHLLNQQVS from the coding sequence ATGGGACGACCAATAGCATTTGACCGACATACAGTACTCAATAATGCCCTGGCCCTGTTCTGGTCGAGGGGGTTTGCGGCCTCATCTCTCAGGCAGCTTGAAGAAGTCACTGAATTAAACCCGGGAAGCCTGTACTACCACTTTACCAATAAAGAACTGTTATTTCAGGCCACACTCCGGCATTACGTTGATCATCCCTTAAGTGCCCGTATTTCGAAGAATCTGAGTACAGGAAATCCGTTGGAAGGTATCCGCCGTTTTTTGACCTCCGGTTACCGACACCGGGAAGAGGAGCAGTTTAAAAACTGTTGCTTTCTAGCCTGTGCCTGCACAGAGTTGCCTCTTCTACCAGACACAACCATTGAGTTAATTAACTCGGGCATAGGTATTATCCGCTCCGGTTTTCAACAGCAACTGGAACGTGCCTGCAAAGGAGGCCTGGTTGCCTCTCCCCGTTCGTCTGAATCCCTCTCTCTGGAATTATCCAATCTATACCTTGCCTTACAGCTATTAGCCCGGGCCAGACCTAACCAGAAACAACTGGATGATACGGTCAGGCAAAGCCTGAATCATTTACTTAACCAACAGGTCAGCTGA
- a CDS encoding cytochrome b/b6 domain-containing protein — protein MEPCQRYSLFSSLMHWLMAILIIALLIMGWQMGQMPKGPEKFEWMGLHKSLGVLALLLILLRIPGRLFSRVVTAGHTLQDHIARLIHLLLYLMMLAMPISGVVMSWAGGRDTHFFSLLTLSGAREKLPAVAGFAHEIHVTLIYGFAALIVIHIAGFIYHQFIQKHDILHRISLRP, from the coding sequence GTGGAACCCTGCCAACGTTATTCACTGTTCAGCAGCCTTATGCACTGGCTTATGGCTATTTTGATCATTGCATTGCTGATTATGGGCTGGCAGATGGGCCAGATGCCTAAAGGGCCAGAAAAATTTGAATGGATGGGGCTGCATAAATCATTGGGCGTGCTTGCCCTGCTACTGATCTTACTGAGAATCCCCGGAAGGCTTTTCTCCCGGGTAGTCACTGCCGGACATACCCTTCAGGATCATATTGCCCGTCTTATCCACCTGCTGCTTTACCTTATGATGCTGGCAATGCCTATCTCCGGCGTTGTGATGTCATGGGCCGGAGGTCGTGATACGCACTTCTTCTCCTTATTGACTCTTTCCGGTGCCAGGGAAAAACTTCCGGCAGTGGCAGGCTTTGCCCACGAAATTCATGTTACGCTGATTTATGGTTTTGCCGCTCTAATCGTTATCCATATTGCGGGTTTTATCTATCACCAGTTTATTCAAAAACACGATATTTTACATCGAATCAGCCTGAGACCCTGA